A window of the Streptomyces sp. NBC_00250 genome harbors these coding sequences:
- a CDS encoding FadR/GntR family transcriptional regulator, with protein MALGHPRRAGLSDQVIAELRNQITSGEWPVGSRIPTEPELVEQLGVARNTVREAVRALAHNGLLDIRQGSGTYVIATSELAGVMHRRFAGSDPRHVAELRSTLESSAARLAAERRTERDLKQLDTLLVRREEAWESGDAERFVSADATFHHAVVAASGNEVLTELYADLGDLLRDWLRDDVGQELRPENHMDHARLVDAIRDGDAERAGAEAAGYPYMCLRSPGPESGREPGPPAGE; from the coding sequence ATGGCCCTCGGCCACCCCCGGCGCGCAGGTCTCTCCGATCAGGTGATCGCCGAGCTGCGGAACCAGATCACCTCCGGCGAGTGGCCGGTGGGTTCGCGCATCCCCACCGAACCCGAGCTGGTCGAGCAGCTGGGAGTGGCCCGCAACACCGTGCGCGAGGCGGTGCGGGCGCTCGCGCACAACGGACTGCTCGACATCCGCCAGGGCTCCGGGACGTACGTCATCGCCACCAGCGAGCTGGCGGGCGTCATGCACCGGCGCTTCGCCGGCTCCGACCCCCGGCACGTCGCCGAACTGCGCTCGACCCTGGAGTCCTCCGCGGCGCGGCTCGCGGCCGAGCGGCGCACCGAGCGGGACCTGAAGCAGCTGGACACCCTGCTCGTACGGCGCGAGGAGGCGTGGGAGTCCGGTGACGCGGAGCGGTTCGTGAGCGCCGACGCGACCTTCCACCACGCGGTCGTCGCCGCCTCGGGCAACGAGGTGCTCACCGAGCTCTACGCGGACCTGGGAGATCTGCTGCGGGACTGGCTGCGCGACGACGTGGGGCAGGAGCTGCGGCCGGAGAACCACATGGACCACGCGCGGCTCGTGGACGCGATCCGGGACGGCGACGCCGAGCGGGCCGGTGCGGAAGCGGCCGGCTACCCCTACATGTGCCTCAGGAGCCCCGGACCGGAGTCGGGGCGGGAGCCTGGTCCGCCGGCTGGTGAGTGA
- a CDS encoding CynX/NimT family MFS transporter produces MPDEPKTLDPAARPATTTAPAATTGPRGAAVAADSPAPNRAHRWTLGLVTVGLVLAALNLRPAITSLGALLEEVSADLHMSGTVAGVLTSVPPLCFAIFGITAPRLARRFGPAAVVCAGMAAIFTGLILRPFAGGTVGFLAASALALMGIAVSNVLMPVIVKRYFPDRIGSMTGLYSMALALGTSLAAAATVPMTAALGGDWRIGLGVWAAIAALAVLPWIPLVRDRDRASEDRGDKGRGATTAATESAAPRITRSRTAWALGCYFGLQATGAYITMGWMPQIFRDAGVPASTAGVLLAVTMVMGVPLAFVIPRLATRMRNQGPIVVALGLCGLAGYTGLFLAPAAGAWVWAVLLGISNCSFPLALTMIGMRSRTGAGVVRLSAFAQSVGYLISIPGPLLVGVLYQHSGGWGLPIVLMGGLMVPQMIVGTLAGRDRTVEDES; encoded by the coding sequence ATGCCTGACGAGCCGAAGACCCTCGACCCCGCCGCACGCCCGGCGACGACCACCGCTCCGGCGGCCACCACGGGCCCGCGTGGAGCCGCCGTCGCCGCCGATTCTCCCGCGCCGAACCGGGCGCACCGCTGGACCCTCGGCCTCGTCACCGTCGGACTCGTCCTCGCCGCACTGAACCTGCGCCCCGCCATCACGAGCCTCGGCGCCCTCCTCGAAGAGGTCAGCGCGGACCTGCACATGAGCGGCACCGTCGCCGGCGTCCTCACCTCCGTACCCCCGCTCTGCTTCGCGATCTTCGGCATCACGGCCCCGCGCCTCGCCCGCCGCTTCGGCCCCGCCGCCGTCGTCTGCGCGGGCATGGCCGCGATCTTCACCGGCCTGATCCTCCGGCCCTTCGCCGGCGGAACCGTCGGCTTCCTCGCCGCCAGCGCCCTCGCCCTCATGGGAATCGCCGTCAGCAACGTCCTGATGCCGGTCATCGTCAAGCGGTACTTCCCGGACCGCATCGGCAGCATGACCGGCCTCTACTCCATGGCGCTCGCCCTCGGCACCTCCCTCGCCGCGGCCGCGACCGTCCCGATGACCGCGGCCCTCGGCGGCGACTGGCGCATCGGTCTCGGCGTCTGGGCGGCCATCGCCGCACTCGCCGTGCTGCCCTGGATCCCGCTGGTACGCGACCGGGACCGCGCCTCCGAGGACCGCGGCGACAAGGGGCGCGGCGCCACGACCGCCGCGACGGAGAGCGCCGCCCCGCGCATCACCCGCAGCCGCACCGCCTGGGCCCTCGGCTGCTACTTCGGCCTCCAGGCCACCGGCGCCTACATCACCATGGGCTGGATGCCGCAGATCTTCCGCGACGCGGGCGTCCCCGCCTCCACCGCGGGCGTGCTCCTCGCCGTCACCATGGTCATGGGCGTCCCGCTCGCCTTCGTGATCCCCCGGCTCGCCACCCGGATGAGGAACCAGGGCCCGATCGTCGTCGCGCTCGGCCTGTGCGGCCTCGCCGGCTACACAGGCCTCTTCCTCGCCCCCGCCGCCGGAGCCTGGGTCTGGGCCGTGCTCCTCGGCATCTCCAACTGCTCCTTCCCGCTCGCCCTCACGATGATCGGCATGCGCTCGCGCACCGGCGCCGGAGTCGTCCGGCTCTCCGCCTTCGCGCAGAGCGTCGGCTACCTCATCTCCATCCCCGGCCCCCTCCTCGTCGGCGTCCTTTACCAGCACAGCGGCGGCTGGGGACTGCCGATCGTCCTCATGGGCGGGCTCATGGTGCCGCAGATGATCGTCGGAACGCTGGCGGGCCGGGACCGGACGGTCGAGGACGAATCCTGA
- a CDS encoding SGM_5486 family transporter-associated protein — MPVLEPNPPNGQKKLLIVLGAMLGITVVISVIASVASP, encoded by the coding sequence ATGCCAGTTCTCGAACCCAACCCCCCGAACGGCCAGAAGAAACTGCTCATCGTGCTCGGCGCGATGCTCGGCATCACGGTCGTCATCTCCGTCATCGCCTCGGTCGCCTCCCCGTGA
- a CDS encoding SixA phosphatase family protein, with protein sequence MSVDTPRRIVLLRHAKADWNEESDHERPLAERGRADAPVAGRRLAETGIGFDLALCSTATRTRETWKLAVQALPERPRTVYEDRLYEASLGELIALLNETSEDVSDLLVIGHNPGMHALADALAGESEGDVLPRMTRSGFPTSAFAVLTFNGSWKSLEHGAGRLVDFWTPHD encoded by the coding sequence ATGAGCGTCGACACACCCCGCAGGATCGTGCTGCTCCGACACGCCAAGGCGGACTGGAACGAGGAGTCCGACCACGAGCGCCCCCTCGCCGAGCGAGGCCGCGCGGACGCCCCCGTCGCGGGCCGCAGGCTCGCCGAGACCGGCATCGGCTTCGACCTGGCCCTCTGCTCCACCGCCACCAGGACCCGCGAGACCTGGAAGCTGGCCGTGCAGGCACTGCCCGAGCGCCCCAGGACCGTGTACGAGGACCGGCTGTACGAGGCCTCGCTCGGCGAGCTGATCGCCCTGCTCAACGAGACCTCGGAGGACGTGTCCGACCTCCTGGTCATCGGCCACAACCCCGGGATGCACGCCCTCGCCGACGCCCTCGCGGGCGAGTCCGAAGGCGACGTGCTGCCCCGGATGACCCGCAGCGGCTTCCCGACCTCCGCCTTCGCCGTCCTCACGTTCAACGGCTCCTGGAAGTCCCTTGAGCACGGCGCCGGACGGCTTGTCGACTTCTGGACCCCGCACGACTGA
- the serB gene encoding phosphoserine phosphatase SerB, whose translation MSASQTSDVPTLLVKIFGKDRPGITAGLFDTLAAYSVDVVDIEQVVSRGRLVLCALVTEPTVASQGELRATVHSWAESLKLQAEIISGTGDNRPRGEGRSHVTVLGNPLTAEQTAAIAARIAESGGNIDRIFRLAKYPVTAVEFAVSGCETEPLRTALATEAHTIGVDVAVVSAGLHRRAQRLVVMDVDSTLIQDEVIELFAAHAGCEDKVAEVTAAAMRGELDFEQSLHARVELLAGLDASVVDKVRSEVRMTPGARTLIRTLKRLGYQVGVVSGGFTQVTDDLKDRLGLDFASANTLEIVDGKLTGRVTGEIVDRAGKARLLRRFAAEAGVPLAQTVAIGDGANDLDMLNAAGLGVAFNAKPVVREAAHTAVNVPFLDTVLYLLGITREEVEAADVGEDDLQH comes from the coding sequence ATGAGCGCATCGCAGACCTCAGACGTTCCCACCCTTCTCGTCAAGATCTTCGGGAAGGACCGTCCCGGGATCACCGCGGGACTCTTCGACACCCTCGCCGCCTACTCCGTCGACGTCGTGGACATCGAGCAGGTCGTGTCCCGCGGCCGGCTCGTCCTGTGCGCGCTCGTCACCGAGCCGACCGTCGCCTCGCAGGGCGAGCTCCGCGCGACCGTGCACAGCTGGGCCGAGTCGCTGAAGCTCCAGGCCGAGATCATCTCCGGCACCGGCGACAACCGTCCGCGCGGGGAGGGGCGCTCGCACGTCACCGTGCTGGGCAACCCGCTCACCGCGGAGCAGACGGCGGCCATAGCGGCCAGGATCGCGGAGTCCGGCGGCAACATCGACCGCATCTTCCGGCTGGCGAAGTATCCGGTGACGGCCGTCGAGTTCGCCGTCTCCGGCTGCGAGACGGAGCCGTTGCGGACCGCCCTGGCCACCGAGGCGCACACCATCGGCGTCGATGTGGCCGTGGTCTCCGCCGGGCTGCACCGGCGGGCCCAGCGGCTCGTCGTCATGGACGTCGACTCGACGCTGATCCAGGACGAGGTGATCGAGCTCTTCGCGGCCCACGCCGGCTGCGAGGACAAGGTCGCCGAGGTGACGGCCGCGGCGATGCGCGGTGAGCTGGACTTCGAGCAGTCCCTGCACGCACGCGTGGAGCTGCTGGCCGGCCTGGACGCCTCGGTGGTCGACAAGGTCCGTTCCGAGGTGCGGATGACACCCGGGGCCCGGACCCTGATCCGGACGCTCAAGCGGCTCGGCTACCAGGTGGGCGTCGTGTCCGGCGGGTTCACTCAGGTCACGGACGATCTGAAGGACCGGCTCGGGCTGGACTTCGCCTCCGCCAACACTCTGGAGATCGTCGACGGCAAGCTCACCGGGCGGGTGACCGGCGAGATCGTGGACCGGGCGGGCAAGGCGCGGCTGCTGCGCCGGTTCGCCGCGGAGGCGGGCGTGCCGCTGGCCCAGACGGTGGCGATCGGCGACGGGGCGAACGACCTGGACATGCTGAACGCCGCTGGCCTCGGCGTGGCGTTCAACGCGAAGCCGGTGGTGCGCGAGGCCGCGCACACGGCGGTGAACGTGCCCTTCCTCGACACCGTGCTGTATCTGCTGGGGATCACCCGCGAAGAGGTCGAGGCCGCGGACGTCGGCGAGGACGACCTGCAGCACTGA
- a CDS encoding ABC transporter ATP-binding protein/permease: protein MGHGVPELVLELNGRTWTLDPSRSYTLGRDPQGDLVIDDARVSWRHATISWGGRSWVIEDHGSTNGTFLQGQRIHQVEIGPGSAVHLGNATDGPRLNLAGAPAQQHAQAAHQAPVHQAPVHQAPAHQAAEQAAQAEWVTHQAPPPQQNWQQAPPPVQQVPHQQVPHQQAPNGPGSAAGASSAYADRSPTTFHQLALGHVMRIGRALENELVVSDLQVSRHHAEFHATPDGRFEIRDLGSHNGTYVNGQPITKGGTALLGPQDIVGVGHSTFRLVGGQLEEFVDTGSVSFSARHLTVTVDGGKQILKDVSFGVPEKSLIGVIGPSGSGKSTLLKALTGYRPANEGDVLYDNRSLYKQFAELRQRIGLVPQDDILHKELTVQKALRYAAKLRFPGDTATAEREARIDEVLRELKLDIHKEKKVTSLSGGQRKRVSVALELLTKPSLIFLDEPTSGLDPGMDRDVMQLLRGLADDGRTVLVVTHSVAELGLCDKLLVMAPGGSVAYFGPPEEALNFFGYSTWADVFSAFENYRDYDWAGRWKGSQHYQMYAADIDAVAAQPVQVPQQAMSRPPKPQGWGSQLWTLIRRYVSVIASDKGFLGLMVILPAVLGAVSVVIPADFGLGSPKPPSRFNGDAGTIMLILAVGMCFSGAANSVRELIKERVIYERERATGLSRSAYLMSKVIVLGVITAFQGVIICGIGFSTRELPAEGLFMPPAVELCIQVIALGLTSMMFGLVISALVKTAEKTMPLLVMFAIIQVVFTGILFQVYGSPGLEQFAWLMPSRWGIAGAGTTLDLGRLMPPWDPKNPTDTDPLWEHTVGQWSLDLGIQLFMAAVCCVAVARLLRRHEPEVMRK, encoded by the coding sequence GTGGGGCATGGAGTGCCAGAACTCGTACTGGAATTGAACGGCAGGACCTGGACGCTCGATCCGTCCAGGTCGTACACCCTGGGCCGTGATCCGCAGGGTGACCTGGTGATCGACGACGCCAGGGTCTCGTGGCGCCACGCCACCATCAGCTGGGGCGGCCGGAGTTGGGTCATCGAGGACCACGGCTCCACCAACGGCACGTTCCTGCAGGGGCAGCGGATCCATCAGGTGGAGATCGGCCCCGGCTCGGCGGTCCACCTCGGCAACGCCACCGACGGCCCCCGGCTGAATCTCGCCGGAGCCCCGGCCCAGCAGCACGCTCAGGCAGCCCACCAGGCGCCGGTCCACCAGGCACCGGTCCACCAGGCGCCGGCCCATCAGGCCGCGGAGCAGGCCGCGCAGGCCGAGTGGGTCACCCACCAGGCCCCGCCGCCGCAGCAGAACTGGCAGCAGGCACCGCCGCCCGTGCAGCAGGTCCCGCACCAGCAGGTCCCGCACCAGCAGGCGCCCAACGGGCCCGGCTCCGCCGCGGGGGCGTCGTCGGCCTACGCCGACCGCAGCCCCACCACGTTCCACCAGCTGGCCCTCGGCCACGTCATGCGCATCGGCCGTGCCCTCGAGAACGAGCTGGTCGTCTCCGACCTCCAGGTCTCGCGGCACCACGCCGAGTTCCACGCGACGCCCGACGGACGCTTCGAGATCCGCGACCTCGGCTCGCACAACGGCACGTACGTCAACGGTCAGCCGATCACCAAGGGCGGCACCGCCCTCCTCGGCCCGCAGGACATCGTCGGTGTCGGTCACTCGACCTTCCGCCTCGTCGGCGGCCAGCTCGAGGAGTTCGTCGACACCGGCTCGGTCTCCTTCTCGGCCCGCCACCTCACGGTCACGGTCGACGGCGGCAAGCAGATCCTCAAGGACGTCTCCTTCGGCGTCCCGGAGAAGTCGCTGATCGGTGTCATCGGCCCGTCCGGCTCCGGAAAGTCCACGCTGCTCAAGGCGCTGACCGGCTACCGCCCGGCCAACGAGGGCGATGTCCTCTACGACAACCGAAGCCTCTACAAGCAGTTCGCCGAGCTGCGCCAGCGCATCGGTCTGGTCCCGCAGGACGACATCCTGCACAAGGAGCTGACCGTCCAGAAGGCGCTCCGCTACGCGGCCAAGCTCCGCTTCCCGGGCGACACCGCCACGGCCGAGCGCGAGGCCCGCATCGACGAGGTGCTGCGCGAGCTCAAGCTGGACATCCACAAGGAGAAGAAGGTCACCTCCCTCTCCGGTGGCCAGCGCAAGCGCGTCTCCGTCGCGCTCGAACTCCTCACCAAGCCCTCGCTGATCTTCCTGGACGAGCCGACCTCCGGCCTCGACCCGGGCATGGACCGCGATGTCATGCAGCTGCTCCGCGGCCTCGCCGACGACGGCCGCACGGTCCTCGTCGTCACCCACTCGGTGGCCGAGCTCGGCCTCTGCGACAAGCTGCTCGTGATGGCCCCCGGCGGCTCGGTGGCGTACTTCGGACCGCCGGAGGAGGCGCTGAACTTCTTCGGCTACTCCACCTGGGCCGATGTCTTCTCCGCCTTCGAGAACTACCGCGACTACGACTGGGCGGGCCGCTGGAAGGGCTCGCAGCACTACCAGATGTACGCCGCGGACATCGACGCCGTCGCCGCGCAGCCCGTCCAGGTGCCGCAGCAGGCGATGTCCCGGCCGCCGAAGCCGCAGGGCTGGGGTTCCCAGCTGTGGACCCTGATCCGCCGCTACGTCTCCGTCATCGCCTCCGACAAGGGCTTCCTCGGCCTGATGGTCATCCTGCCCGCCGTCCTCGGCGCGGTCTCGGTGGTCATCCCGGCCGACTTCGGCCTGGGCTCGCCGAAGCCCCCGTCCCGCTTCAACGGCGACGCCGGCACGATCATGCTGATCCTCGCGGTCGGCATGTGCTTCAGCGGCGCGGCCAACTCGGTCCGTGAGCTGATCAAGGAGCGGGTCATCTACGAACGGGAGCGGGCCACCGGCCTGTCCCGCTCGGCGTACCTGATGTCCAAGGTCATCGTGCTCGGCGTGATCACGGCCTTCCAGGGCGTCATCATCTGCGGCATCGGCTTCTCGACCCGCGAGCTGCCCGCCGAGGGCCTGTTCATGCCGCCGGCTGTCGAGCTGTGCATCCAGGTGATCGCCCTCGGCCTCACCTCGATGATGTTCGGCCTGGTCATCTCCGCGCTCGTGAAGACCGCCGAGAAGACCATGCCCCTCCTGGTCATGTTCGCGATCATCCAGGTCGTGTTCACCGGCATCCTCTTCCAGGTGTACGGCTCGCCCGGCCTGGAGCAGTTCGCCTGGCTCATGCCCTCCCGCTGGGGCATCGCCGGCGCCGGCACCACCCTCGACCTCGGCCGCCTCATGCCGCCGTGGGACCCGAAGAACCCCACCGACACCGACCCGCTGTGGGAGCACACGGTCGGCCAGTGGAGCCTCGACCTCGGCATCCAGCTGTTCATGGCCGCCGTCTGCTGCGTCGCCGTGGCGCGGCTGCTGCGCCGCCACGAGCCCGAGGTCATGCGCAAGTAG
- a CDS encoding transglycosylase SLT domain-containing protein: MSANTPGHSRGLKKTHKAMIAGVAALGAAALTLSLVPGNGSTETEPQALSGTQQVAWSYNASSPQAKALAASINEQQTTVGLKAKQEADAKAKAAAAAKAKAAAAAAAKAKADAKAKADAQAKAAAKAKAAAKAKADAKKRAAAKAAASRSVARTPVFANNLDGWIREALFIMDKHNIPGSYNGLHKNIMRESSGNPRAINNWDINAINGVPSKGLLQVIYPTFKAYHVPGTAFDQYDPVANIVAAANYAADRYGSIDNVNSAY, from the coding sequence ATGTCTGCGAACACCCCTGGCCACAGTCGTGGTCTCAAGAAGACCCACAAGGCCATGATCGCCGGCGTCGCCGCTCTGGGCGCCGCTGCGCTCACCCTCTCCCTCGTCCCCGGCAACGGGTCCACCGAGACCGAGCCGCAGGCTCTCTCCGGTACGCAGCAGGTGGCCTGGTCGTACAACGCCAGCAGCCCGCAGGCGAAGGCCCTCGCGGCCAGCATCAACGAGCAGCAGACCACCGTCGGCCTGAAGGCCAAGCAGGAGGCCGACGCGAAGGCGAAGGCCGCTGCCGCCGCCAAGGCCAAGGCCGCGGCCGCGGCCGCGGCGAAGGCGAAGGCCGACGCGAAGGCCAAGGCGGACGCCCAGGCCAAGGCCGCCGCCAAGGCGAAGGCCGCGGCGAAGGCCAAGGCCGACGCGAAGAAGCGCGCCGCGGCGAAGGCGGCCGCGAGCCGTTCCGTCGCCCGTACCCCGGTCTTCGCGAACAACCTCGACGGTTGGATCCGCGAGGCGCTGTTCATCATGGACAAGCACAACATCCCGGGCAGCTACAACGGCCTGCACAAGAACATCATGCGCGAGTCCAGCGGTAACCCGCGGGCCATCAACAACTGGGACATCAACGCCATCAACGGCGTCCCGTCCAAGGGTCTGCTCCAGGTCATCTACCCGACCTTCAAGGCCTACCACGTGCCCGGCACCGCGTTCGACCAGTACGACCCGGTCGCCAACATCGTCGCCGCCGCCAACTACGCGGCCGACCGCTACGGCTCGATCGACAACGTCAACAGCGCGTACTGA
- a CDS encoding GAF domain-containing sensor histidine kinase, whose product MSHRPSSGLAAVSTALLAMSRHLEVRDVLKTIVASARELLDAEYAALGVPDDHGGFSQFVVDGVSDEQWKAIGPLPRQHGILAAMLHKAEPERLADVREDPRFGGWPDAHPEMSDFLGLPVRDGDEILGALFLANKRCPKETGSCGFTAEDEELLSILAQHAAIALTNARLYERSRELTIAEERSRLAHELHDAVSQKLFSLRLTAQAAAALVDRDPARAKGELQQVAALAAEAADELRAAVVELRPAALDEDGLVHTLRTHIQVLDRAHTARVTFESPGTRALPAAQEEAVLRVAQEALHNALRHADAELVTVSLTRAGQGARLTVTDDGKGFDPRTVRKAGRHLGLVSMRDRASGVGGSLTVTSASGEGTTIEMEVPGG is encoded by the coding sequence ATGAGCCATCGACCGAGCTCCGGCCTCGCCGCCGTGAGCACCGCCCTCCTGGCGATGAGCCGCCATCTGGAGGTCCGCGACGTCCTCAAGACGATCGTCGCCTCCGCCCGCGAGCTGCTCGACGCCGAGTACGCGGCCCTGGGCGTCCCCGACGACCACGGCGGCTTCTCCCAGTTCGTGGTCGACGGCGTCAGCGACGAGCAGTGGAAGGCGATCGGCCCGCTGCCCCGGCAGCACGGCATCCTCGCCGCGATGCTCCACAAGGCCGAACCCGAGCGGCTCGCCGACGTCCGCGAGGACCCCCGCTTCGGCGGCTGGCCGGACGCCCACCCCGAGATGTCCGACTTCCTCGGCCTGCCCGTCAGGGACGGCGACGAGATCCTGGGCGCCCTCTTCCTCGCCAACAAACGCTGCCCCAAGGAGACGGGAAGCTGTGGCTTCACCGCCGAGGACGAGGAACTCCTCTCGATCCTGGCCCAGCACGCGGCCATCGCCCTCACCAACGCCCGCCTGTACGAGCGCAGCCGCGAGCTGACCATCGCCGAGGAGCGCTCCCGCCTCGCCCACGAGCTGCACGACGCCGTCAGCCAGAAGCTCTTCTCGCTCCGGCTGACCGCCCAGGCCGCCGCCGCGCTCGTCGACCGCGACCCCGCCCGCGCCAAGGGCGAACTCCAGCAGGTCGCCGCGCTCGCCGCCGAGGCCGCCGACGAGCTGCGCGCCGCCGTCGTCGAGCTCCGCCCCGCCGCCCTCGACGAGGACGGCCTCGTCCACACCCTCCGTACCCACATCCAGGTCCTGGACCGCGCCCACACCGCCCGGGTCACCTTCGAGAGCCCCGGGACGCGCGCGCTGCCCGCCGCACAGGAGGAAGCCGTGCTCCGGGTCGCCCAGGAGGCCCTGCACAACGCCCTGCGGCACGCGGACGCGGAGCTCGTCACCGTCTCCCTCACCCGCGCGGGCCAGGGCGCGCGGCTCACCGTCACCGACGACGGAAAGGGATTCGACCCGCGTACGGTCCGCAAGGCGGGGCGCCACCTCGGCCTGGTCTCCATGCGGGACCGGGCGAGCGGCGTCGGCGGATCGCTCACCGTGACCTCGGCCAGTGGCGAGGGCACCACGATCGAGATGGAGGTTCCCGGTGGCTGA
- a CDS encoding response regulator transcription factor has product MADRQIRVLLVDDHQVVRRGLRTFLEVQDDIEVVGEASDGAEGVARAEELRPDVVLMDVKMPGTDGIEALKRLRELDNPAKVLVVTSFTEQRTVVPALRAGASGYVYKDIDPDALAGAIRSVHAGHVLLQPEVAGALLAQDDSHGGTGRGSTLTEREREVLGLIADGRSNREIARALVLSEKTVKTHVSNILMKLDLADRTQAALWAVRHGLTN; this is encoded by the coding sequence GTGGCTGACAGACAGATCCGTGTCCTGCTGGTCGACGACCACCAGGTCGTCCGCAGAGGCCTGCGCACCTTCCTGGAGGTGCAGGACGACATAGAGGTGGTGGGGGAGGCCTCCGACGGCGCCGAGGGCGTCGCCAGGGCCGAGGAGCTCCGCCCCGACGTGGTCCTCATGGACGTGAAGATGCCCGGTACGGACGGCATCGAGGCGCTGAAGCGGCTCCGCGAGCTCGACAACCCCGCGAAGGTCCTCGTCGTCACCAGCTTCACCGAGCAGCGGACGGTGGTCCCCGCGCTCCGCGCCGGCGCCTCCGGATACGTCTACAAGGACATCGACCCCGACGCGCTCGCGGGCGCGATCCGCTCCGTCCACGCGGGGCACGTCCTGCTCCAGCCCGAGGTCGCGGGCGCGCTCCTCGCCCAGGACGACTCCCACGGCGGTACGGGACGCGGCTCGACCCTCACGGAGCGCGAGCGCGAGGTGCTCGGACTGATCGCGGACGGCCGGTCCAACCGGGAGATCGCCCGCGCGCTCGTCCTCTCCGAGAAGACGGTCAAGACGCACGTCTCGAACATCCTCATGAAGCTCGACCTCGCGGACCGCACCCAGGCGGCCCTCTGGGCGGTCCGGCACGGCCTCACCAACTGA
- a CDS encoding chaplin → MKNLKKAAALTMVAGGIVAAGAGVASAHGAEATGKALNSPGVASGNLVQVPVHVPVNVSGNTVNVIGLLNPAFGNHALNG, encoded by the coding sequence GTGAAGAACCTCAAGAAGGCCGCTGCCCTCACCATGGTCGCCGGTGGCATCGTCGCCGCCGGCGCGGGTGTCGCCTCCGCCCACGGCGCCGAGGCCACGGGCAAGGCCCTCAACTCGCCGGGCGTCGCCTCCGGCAACCTGGTGCAGGTCCCGGTCCACGTCCCCGTGAACGTCTCCGGCAACACGGTCAACGTGATCGGCCTGCTCAACCCGGCCTTCGGCAACCACGCCCTCAACGGCTGA
- a CDS encoding ABC transporter ATP-binding protein yields the protein MSDVLELVDVSVVRDGRALVDEVSWSVKEGERWVILGPNGAGKTTLLNIASSYLFPTKGTAHILGEQLGGVGTDVFELRPRIGMAGIAMAEKLPKRQTVLETVLTAAYGMTATWHEDYDPVDEQRAKAFLDRLGMSEYLDRKFGTLSEGERKRTLIARAMMTDPELLLLDEPAAGLDLGGREDLVRRLGRLARDPYAPSMIMVTHHVEEIAPGFTHVLMIRQGKVLAAGPVEMELTSRNLSHCFGLPLVVERVGDRWTAHGLPLK from the coding sequence ATGAGCGATGTACTGGAGCTGGTGGACGTATCCGTGGTCCGCGACGGACGGGCTCTGGTGGACGAGGTCTCCTGGTCGGTCAAGGAGGGCGAGCGCTGGGTGATCCTCGGACCCAACGGCGCCGGCAAGACCACCCTTCTGAACATCGCCTCCAGCTACCTCTTCCCCACCAAGGGCACCGCCCACATCCTGGGCGAGCAGCTCGGCGGCGTCGGCACCGACGTCTTCGAGCTCCGTCCCCGCATCGGCATGGCCGGCATCGCCATGGCGGAGAAGCTCCCCAAGCGCCAGACCGTCCTGGAGACCGTCCTCACCGCCGCGTACGGCATGACCGCCACCTGGCACGAGGACTACGACCCGGTCGACGAGCAGCGCGCCAAGGCCTTCCTCGACCGCCTCGGCATGAGCGAGTACCTGGACCGGAAGTTCGGCACCCTCTCCGAGGGCGAGCGCAAGCGCACCCTGATCGCCCGCGCGATGATGACCGACCCCGAGCTCCTCCTCCTCGACGAGCCCGCCGCCGGCCTCGACCTCGGCGGCCGCGAGGACCTCGTCCGCCGTCTCGGCCGCCTCGCCCGTGACCCGTACGCCCCCTCCATGATCATGGTCACCCACCATGTCGAGGAGATCGCGCCCGGCTTCACCCACGTCCTGATGATCCGTCAGGGCAAGGTGCTCGCGGCCGGTCCGGTGGAGATGGAGCTGACCTCCCGCAACCTCTCGCACTGCTTCGGCCTGCCGCTCGTCGTCGAGCGCGTCGGCGACCGCTGGACCGCCCACGGCCTGCCCCTGAAGTAG
- a CDS encoding NfeD family protein — protein sequence MDIDAWVWWLIGAVGLGIPLVLTAMPEFGMFSVGAIAGAVTAALGFGVVPQVLVFVVVSVALVAVVRPIAARHRDGRPQLATGIDALKGRQAVVLERVDSNGGRIKLAGEIWSARTLDIGQSFEPGEQVDVVDIDGATAVVM from the coding sequence GTGGACATCGACGCATGGGTGTGGTGGCTGATCGGCGCGGTGGGGCTCGGCATTCCGCTGGTCCTGACCGCGATGCCCGAGTTCGGCATGTTCTCCGTCGGAGCGATCGCGGGTGCGGTGACCGCGGCCCTCGGCTTCGGCGTCGTCCCCCAGGTGCTCGTCTTCGTCGTGGTCTCGGTGGCGCTCGTCGCGGTGGTACGCCCGATCGCCGCCCGCCACCGCGACGGCAGACCTCAACTCGCCACCGGAATCGACGCCCTGAAAGGCCGTCAGGCCGTCGTCCTGGAACGGGTCGACAGCAACGGAGGCCGCATCAAGCTCGCCGGAGAGATCTGGTCCGCCCGCACGCTCGACATCGGACAGAGCTTCGAACCGGGCGAACAGGTCGACGTGGTGGACATCGACGGGGCGACCGCCGTCGTCATGTGA